The genomic stretch GTATTCGAAGGTCACCTGGTCCGGGGCGCGGTAGCCGTCGCTCGGCAGCATGGCGACGAGCTTGGGATACCACTCCTCGATGACTGGCAGCAGTTCCTTCTCGCTCCACTCGGTCAGCGCCGGTGCCTTGGTGCTGTCGATGGTGTAGCGGAACTTCCCGTCCTTGGACTTGAATTGCTTCACGATCTTCTCGAGCGGCTTGATCCGCTGGACTTCCGATTGCTTGGCATTGAGCACGTCGATCTCGCTGAAGAAGGTATTGGTGAAGCCGTTGTCGGAGGTCTTGGAGATGTCGAAAAGCAGATGGCGGAACTCGCCGAGTGGCTTGCCGTTCTTGTTGGCAACCTGGGCCGCATGCTGGCCGCCACCATCGCCGGTCTTCGGGCGGGTATCGACCTCGGCGACGAGTTCCCAGCCGCAGGTCTTCGGATCGGTGCCGCGTTTGGGAGTGGCGTTGAAGTCCTTCGCGGTCCCGTCGGCGGCATAGAGCTTGTAAACCTGAGGGCCGCGGCCCTCGCGATGCCATGAGTAGGTGGCCACTCCCTTCACGGAGATGAGGCTGCCGAGATCGAGGCCGATCCGCCCGCCATCTCCAGCGAAGAAGAAATTGGCCGATGGCTGATCTTCTCCGGCCGGCACCTTGCCATCACCGAGAACGGCCAGGGCGGGGCTGTTTCCGTCCTTTTCGCCATCGATGAGGGAGAAGGTTGCCTTCGCCGCGGCGTCGTCGAGCGCGGGAGGAAGCACCGGATCGAGCTTGAAGCCGGCATCCGAGGGGCCAAAACCCTTGGTCACTTCGGCGGCGGCCAGCAGGGTGGGGGAGGCCGCGATCAGGGCGGCGCAGGCGAGGATAGTGGGCTTCACGAGTTACTTACGACCGGAAGTGGCAAAGGTTTAGTGGCCAACCGTGTTCCCACCCGATTTTTACGTTCCCGCCAGATCCCGCAGCGCCAGCACCGTCCGCCAATTCCTAGTGGTTGCCCTTACTCCCAGCGCTCTTTCGAACCACATGTTGTTGAGCTTGGTCCGGCCGTAGCGGTGCGGGCAGTGGAGCAGAACTACCCCTTTGGAGAGAACGGCTCGCTCTCCCTCCGCGGCGGGGAGCTTGAGCGCATCGAAGCTCGATTTCGGCGGCCGTCAGGACCAGCACCGGGACCTTGTAGCCGAAATCGCGGGTGATGACCGCCTCGATCTCCGTGGCGAGCTTGGCGGGCGATGATGACTTCTTCGTCCGGAAAACCACATTGCCGCTCTGCAGGTAGGTCTGGACGTCGGCGAGCCCGAGTTCCGAAAGGCTGGCTTTCAGTTTGGCCATCGGGACGGGATTCTTCCCCGAGACATTGATGCCGCGGAGGAGGGCGAGGTAGGTTTTCACGCGGGAGCGAAGTAGCCGATCGCGAATAGGATCGCCAGCAACAGCAGGAATACCATGGCGACCACCGAACCGGTCGTCCTGTAAATCCGGACCGCCCCACAATCGTGACAATGTTCGCGTCTTTTCGAAAAAGCGGTGCGGATCAGGAGGAACACCCATCCGAAGAGGAGGAACGCCAGGATGCTCGGCTTGCGGCGCAGGGCTTCCTCGCCGGAGGTATGAGTGCTCCCGCATTTCTCGCAGCGGTGTCCCACCTTCACCCCGGTGATGGCGTCGTTTTCACGATCCTCCGCCGGTGGAGAGGATGGGGCTGCTGGCGGCGAGTAGGGGTTCACGGGTTCCCCGGATTAGACGGATTTTCCGCTTCCCCGCAAGCTTCTGTCGCCATCTGGCTCAGCGACGGATTTGTCGCTAGGGAAAGTAACGAGCACACTTCGATTCAAGCAGCTTCACCAGTGCCGGGTCCATGAAGTCGAAGTCGTCGGGGACGCCGAGTACCACCACTTTCTTCCCTTTGAGATGAGGGCCAAAGTCGCGATTGAGCCGGGTGCGATGGATTGCTTCCATCACCAGGATGAGGTCCGCCCACTCGATCTGTTCCGGGCTCAAGATGACTTCCGCGTCAGGACTCAGCCCCGCGGAATCCGTTTCAACTCCGGCCCGGGAGAAAATGACCTCGGCGGTCGGGCTGCGCAGGCGGTTGCGTGAGCAGAGAAACAGGAGGC from Luteolibacter arcticus encodes the following:
- a CDS encoding low molecular weight protein tyrosine phosphatase family protein; this translates as MNPTPQRLLFLCSRNRLRSPTAEVIFSRAGVETDSAGLSPDAEVILSPEQIEWADLILVMEAIHRTRLNRDFGPHLKGKKVVVLGVPDDFDFMDPALVKLLESKCARYFP
- a CDS encoding DUF1697 domain-containing protein, which gives rise to MKTYLALLRGINVSGKNPVPMAKLKASLSELGLADVQTYLQSGNVVFRTKKSSSPAKLATEIEAVITRDFGYKVPVLVLTAAEIELRCAQAPRRGGRASRSLQRGSSAPLPAPLRPDQAQQHVVRKSAGSKGNH
- a CDS encoding basic secretory family protein, coding for MKPTILACAALIAASPTLLAAAEVTKGFGPSDAGFKLDPVLPPALDDAAAKATFSLIDGEKDGNSPALAVLGDGKVPAGEDQPSANFFFAGDGGRIGLDLGSLISVKGVATYSWHREGRGPQVYKLYAADGTAKDFNATPKRGTDPKTCGWELVAEVDTRPKTGDGGGQHAAQVANKNGKPLGEFRHLLFDISKTSDNGFTNTFFSEIDVLNAKQSEVQRIKPLEKIVKQFKSKDGKFRYTIDSTKAPALTEWSEKELLPVIEEWYPKLVAMLPSDGYRAPDQVTFEYRDDMGGTPAYAAGNRIALSAPWYTGQLKNEKNETKGCAVHEMGHVVQNYWRARMTNRQPKDTPGWITEGICDYIRWFLFEPESKGAHVRDVRQAKYDASYRTTANFLDWVIKEKDKDLLQKLNAAAREGKYEEKLWKDWTGKTVQELGDEWKKAVEDGKR